Below is a window of Populus alba chromosome 2, ASM523922v2, whole genome shotgun sequence DNA.
atattttttatttttgatttgatgttAACTAGTATTCTTGTACCAGTTTACGTGTTTATCGTAATAAATCATTTTCAATAACGATAAGACGCAATCCTCAAATTATCTtgttatattagaaaaataaatctttttaggtgttgatcataaaatttaaacctcaaaatccaagaaaatatgtattttattaacCATTTAGTTAACTCTTTGAGGTTAACtaccataaaaatattaaaaaatactgaaGGAATGTTCATTgaggtttttcaaaaaaatattataggtaTTTGAATTGCCAATATAATTTATAACGAGAATGTTGTCATCAAGTTTTTCATCAGGAATTGTTGTTAAGTTGGAAATTGAAATACCAATGGGATTTATAATTGAATGCCAATAGATTGTTggcaccaaaaaaataaattttatcatctatttttttgttaacaagttcattaaaatttagttttcgACCGAATTTTTAGTAGTTGATTTCATGAGAAATGCTCAAACCTTTTGTAATATTATTGTTACATTAAGTAATGATATTAACATACATGTGATAGATATCCCATGTtaagattataatttgttatattttcttgatatttagCATTATTGTTTCTAGGATGAATGAAAATGTAATGTAATCTTCTCTTGTAATAGAATGTCTTTTTAATCGTTTATGTGATAGATATATCACATATAAGattattaatttgttatattttcttgatatttaatattattatttttaagataaataaaaatttaatgtaatCATCTCttttaatagaatattttttagttcaaaatcttcacaaaaaaattcaatctcataacttttttataaatacaaatatcttatttatagttttgaaacttcgATCTGGTCCGATAAAATccaatctttataaaaaaaattcaatctcataactattttaaaaaaatattgatcattattattttttcattattaatactaattttgtataattttcttttcttaaaagaaaagaaaaaggataagtGGGGGCACACCCGCATGGAACCGCTAATGTCGGCTAACCGGCCAACATGGCACGCTAAGTCCTTGCCACGTTTGCACGCCTTACGAAGCAAAAACCTAATGGCGTGCGGCCTCGTTGTTTCTACTTTGGCTATATTGGCTGTTggcataaaaaatttcaagaaatttgGTTAGTGTTTATTAGAGTTTCAAaaagaaacatataaaaatagtatagtTAGTGTTTATTAGAGTTTCAAaaagaaacatataaaaatgttatgattgaaaattatgatattaaataattatctcgttttccaattaagatttttttttatatagaaattgacattaaaaagaaaaattaaggtttAATTTTGATTGCTCTTTGCTTTTGATCAAAtctataattatcaaaattttatattttaacactaaaactcataaaattatttttatttttttatatagtttatgttattaGAATCAACAATGATGAACATCTAAGATTTtcatttgaagattttttaaagactgattttgtttttattctatctttgaacttttaattaaattagttgtGTTTTCAAGATATaagcaaaaaaactaaaaaaccaatttaaccgagaaaactggaaaaaaataactgaaaaaatcgaattgtgaaaaaaactgattaaattttttaaaaaactgacaggttcggttttggttttataagcctgaaatcaaaaaaatcgaactaaactcaaacaaaaaaaatcagaaaaaaaccgagtcaaaccggaaaaattaaaaaaaccaaaccaaattgatttgaatcggtttttatcctaaaaaccaaaccaaatcgaACTGAAATTGGTCGGTTTGaatcaattttcaattaaaaataaaattgaatcaaattgaaaatgattaTCTTGGTATTTTGAACTTGAAGCAGGTAAAATCCTAGAATTAAATGATACCGTGTGtgtagaaaatatatttcaattataaaaaaaaaattgtgataacGATAGCTATTAACTTTAAtactcttttgaattttttattagtgcTAAATGATTGGAAGTTGACCCCCATctatttaactaattaattatttgtttttgaaaagttttattattaaattaatcgcACGCCAAATGGGATTGTTTTTAACTAGAAAATGACAATTAACGGTTTAACTGCACGTCTAGTCTTGTTAACGTCTACTTTTTGCCTCAAAAACTTTTGACGTAAAAAGCATCCATCCACTTTGAAAAGGGTAGGAGAGCATATAATCTGTTGTTCATATTAACCTCCGATCTCTTTGCTAACTTTCCTTTTGATCATCATATTTCCCAGATGCACTCTAGCTCTTCCACGTTGCCATATATCTAGATACGTATGGTGAATTGACCCGAGATCTATATAACCTGCCTATCTCCAGCTTGATTGGGccgagttaatttttaaatcaaatcgaGAGTTGACATGACATGTTATACAATGATTTGATTGATTCACTCAAATATAAACTCggattaattttaagatttttttaattttattaaaaacaaacattgttttattttaaatttttttttttatttaaaaaaactaaataaatatcattttaattttggaATGTATCTAGATTGATTGACTGATTAACTTacgtatgtttgttttttaaatagcttctgttgttgttgtttgaaaaaaatatatttagaaaagatatttttaattgtagttaatttaaaaactatgattaaagtttatttatagaaaaattatatataaaatatttagatatttttataaaaaataataaaataaatatttataaaaatccgtTAAGAAAAGGTATTTGGACCCGAAAGCCTAGGTAGGAAGCAACAAATTGCCTGTCTGCAGCAGCAGAGATTGGCATCAATGTGTAGACAAAACGAGGAAAATGAGAGGGGCAGCACTACCACTAGATCGCAGCTAAGTTTCTACTATTGGATAAAACAAGGTTGCATTTACTGCAAACAAGCAAGCCCTGTTGAGCTCATGCTGCGTCTGTATGAATGGCCCCAGATGGCCTCACCCTGAGTTCAAAACAGGGCCTCgggaaagaagaaacaaaaaaatctcgtccttttttttttatcttcacagTGCTCGGAGTCCTATACACCATATGAgtgtcagagagagagagagagggagaggaccttattttcttgcattatagaaatatggttattgttgttttttaaagtattttttatttaaaaaaatatattaataatatatttttattttttaaaaattatttttaatattagcacattaaaatatttaaaaacatcaaaattatattaatttaaaataaaaaaaattcaaattttttcagaaatactttttaaaaaacacttctaAAAGTCAAGAATTCATGAGACAGCAAGAGCAACCAACAAAAAATCcgtaaaaggaaaagaaactttCCAATTTCTAGCCAGTCTCTCACATAGATTTACAATCATATTTAACAAACCAGGTTTAATGTCAAAAACTTGGGTCATTAAGTTGTTAGATCAACTTGAAAGTTATCGGGTCAattcatatttatcatttttgtctaaagtaatttttttttaaaaaaagatattactTTGTTTTAACTGggtcaaatttaaataaaatttgatcaatCGGTTCACTAATTAAACCTCCAATATCATCCAAgtttagtttaaaataaatattactttgtTTTAACCAGATTAAgtttaaataaagtttgatcAAACGGTTCACAAATCAAACCCTCAAGATCATCCAAGTTTGGTCAGGTTAAAATCGAaatcaatctaaattaaaataaatccataCTAAATCATGGATCATGTGTTTATTGGTCAATCCACCGAGTCTTACCAAGtttaatatcaattatattACATATCAGTTCATATAGTCATTTAAATTTGATGAGAtcaatatcaaaatttattaaaattaaaacttggaCCGCAAATTTGTTGGGTAAATCTATTATAGAAGACTGAGTTTAATATCATACAAGTGATGGATCAATCCACTGGATCACTGATCGGGTCATTATGATCAAAACTAACATATTTGCCGAGTAAATTCACCGATCCCAACTAGGTGTAATAACCATGCACACATCCATAAATACAATTTCACCGAAACGTGTCTAGAGCATcggcaagaaaaaaatatatgtgaaaaaaagagaaaaacaagctGTAGCTCTAATAATCTGTTAGTTACAGCAGCCCAGACATGTttaagcagcagcagcagcagcaagcgGGTGCTGTTGCCTTTAGTGTCAGTACTTGACAATTGTCTCCATGATTTTGCCAACTGACCAATTATCTCCATAACAATATTATCGCTATTTATTTCACGGTTGAGTCTGTTAGTTAAAGCACTTGTCACCTTGCATCTCTCTCATCTCCTCCATAGCAGctgctaagaaaagaaagacaccatgaaTCCTTATGTTCCTGATTTTGAAATGGACGATGATTACCCTCTCCCACCTCCTCCTTCAACCCATACTCGCCCCAGAAAACCAGCCATGtaattcccttttcttttcttttaaatccaTGCTCACTTTGATTATTATGTGATTTGATGAAGTGATTTGCGTGCTTGATGAAGTGCAGGCAGGAAGAAGAGATCATGGAGCTACTATGGCAGAACGGCCAAGTAGTGATGCATAGTCAAAGATCTCAAAAGAAATCATCTTCTCCACCGTCCAAGTTGGATGATGCGGTGCTCCCAGCTGATCAATTACCTGGTACTAAAGAGATCCGATCATCACATGATCAACAACAAGAACATCATCATCTTTTTATGCAAGAAGATGAGATGGCTTCTTGGCTTAACCATCCTCTAAACGACACCAATTTCGACCATGATTTCTGCGCCGATTTGCTATATCCTTCGACAGCTTCCACCGCTTCCATCACCAGGGAAGCTGCTGTCACCAACGCCGCGGCGTCTCCTGTTCGAGGTGCGACTCAGAGAACGGAAGCTAGGAGTTATCCTGGGCTTTATGCGGCGGTATCGGCGCCGAGGCCGCCGATACCGCCGGTGAGGAGAGCGGAGGTGGTGCAGAACTTCGCGTACTTCTCGAGGCACCGAGCGAGAGGTGTTTCGGAATCTGGACCGTCTAATTCGAAGAGCGTGGTGAGGGAATCGACGGTTGTTGACTCGTGTGAGACTCCAACAGCGAGAATTTCGGAGACGGCGTTTGCTAGAAGTGTGGATAACACGTGTGGGACCATGAACGGCGCTGCTGTAGCAGGGACGGTTTCTAGTGCTCCCTCAAGTAATAGAGAGATGATGACGAATCCTTGTGAGATGACCTCGACGTCATCACCTGATTGCTCGAGTGCTAGCGCTGAGCCGCCGGCTCTGATGTCTCCAGTGGAAGACCGGAAGCGgaagggaagagaagaggaagcTGAGTGCCATAGCGAGGTAAATGAGtcaatctttttgttaattacCGAGTTAAGTACCATTTTAAGTATgtttaatgtttattattaaatcattattaaaaaataataacaaattaggCAATATTATCATGTCCCTTGGCTATCGTGAGCCGAGCAAGTGACGTTGGTAAACGTGAGCACCTATTTTTCCTTCCGgtttttctttacatttgttttttaaaaatattaaaaaatattttttaaaaatattttttatttaaaaaatatatttgatatgatatttatttttttttaaaatttatttttgatatttttaaatgaaaaaaaaaaatttaaaataaaaaattaaattttttaaaagtgtttttgaaaagtaaaaataaacttataagaTATTTGTTATGTTTAAATTAGtccagaatatatatatatatatatatatatatatatatatatatatatttgaaatttaatttgatgtatatttaattatatcaaattggATTGATCTCGGATTAATATTCTTAAATGGACTAAAGCCGTATGATATGTGGTTGAAGATGCTTTTAAATtgactataattttaaaaattatttggttttgattgtttaaatctgtttttcatcataaaaacttgagttaggttttttttttttttttaaaaaaaatccgcAACCGCAATAACCATTACAATGGCACATGGTAATCAACCTCGGTCAGTAGCAATCAGGCAGAAAACCCAAAACAGTGACGGTGCTCTAGAATGG
It encodes the following:
- the LOC118049984 gene encoding transcription factor PIF1 isoform X4, whose product is MNPYVPDFEMDDDYPLPPPPSTHTRPRKPAMQEEEIMELLWQNGQVVMHSQRSQKKSSSPPSKLDDAVLPADQLPGTKEIRSSHDQQQEHHHLFMQEDEMASWLNHPLNDTNFDHDFCADLLYPSTASTASITREAAVTNAAASPVRGATQRTEARSYPGLYAAVSAPRPPIPPVRRAEVVQNFAYFSRHRARGVSESGPSNSKSVVRESTVVDSCETPTARISETAFARSVDNTCGTMNGAAVAGTVSSAPSSNREMMTNPCEMTSTSSPDCSSASAEPPALMSPVEDRKRKGREEEAECHSEDAEFESADANKQIRGSMSSKRSRAAEVHNLSERRRRDRINEKMRALQELIPRCNKSDKASMLDEAIEYLKSLQLQVQMMSMGCSMVPMMFPGFQQYMPPMGIGMGMGMEMGLSRPMMPFPNILAGAPSATPAAAAHLVPRFPVPPFHVPPIPAPDPSRVQPANQVDPMLGSPGHQNPSQPRVPNFVDPYQHYLGLYQMQLPGVPQA
- the LOC118049984 gene encoding transcription factor PIF1 isoform X3, whose product is MNPYVPDFEMDDDYPLPPPPSTHTRPRKPAMQEEEIMELLWQNGQVVMHSQRSQKKSSSPPSKLDDAVLPADQLPGTKEIRSSHDQQQEHHHLFMQEDEMASWLNHPLNDTNFDHDFCADLLYPSTASTASITREAAVTNAAASPVRGATQRTEARSYPGLYAAVSAPRPPIPPVRRAEVVQNFAYFSRHRARGVSESGPSNSKSVVRESTVVDSCETPTARISETAFARSVDNTCGTMNGAAVAGTVSSAPSSNREMMTNPCEMTSTSSPDCSSASAEPPALMSPVEDRKRKGREEEAECHSEDAEFESADANKQIRGSMSSKRSRAAEVHNLSERRRRDRINEKMRALQELIPRCNKSDKASMLDEAIEYLKSLQLQVQMMSMGCSMVPMMFPGFQQYMPPMGIGMGMGMEMGLSRPMMPFPNILAGAPSATPAAAAHLVPRFPVPPFHVPPIPAPDPSRVQPANQVDPMLGSPGHQNPSQPRVPNFVDPYQHYLGLYQMQLPGVPQNQAMVQPSTTKPSTSRGAENLGNHQSG
- the LOC118049984 gene encoding transcription factor PIF1 isoform X2 translates to MNPYVPDFEMDDDYPLPPPPSTHTRPRKPAMQEEEIMELLWQNGQVVMHSQRSQKKSSSPPSKLDDAVLPADQLPGTKEIRSSHDQQQEHHHLFMQEDEMASWLNHPLNDTNFDHDFCADLLYPSTASTASITREAAVTNAAASPVRGATQRTEARSYPGLYAAVSAPRPPIPPVRRAEVVQNFAYFSRHRARGVSESGPSNSKSVVRESTVVDSCETPTARISETAFARSVDNTCGTMNGAAVAGTVSSAPSSNREMMTNPCEMTSTSSPDCSSASAEPPALMSPVEDRKRKGREEEAECHSEDAEFESADANKQIRGSMSSKRSRAAEVHNLSERRRRDRINEKMRALQELIPRCNKSDKASMLDEAIEYLKSLQLQVQMMSMGCSMVPMMFPGFQQYMPPMGIGMGMGMEMGLSRPMMPFPNILAGAPSATPAAAAHLVPRFPVPPFHVPPIPAPDPSRVQPANQVDPMLGSPGHQNPSQPRVPNFVDPYQHYLGLYQMQLPGVPQNQAMVQPSTTKPSTSRGAENLGNHQSAG
- the LOC118049984 gene encoding transcription factor PIF1 isoform X1, which gives rise to MNPYVPDFEMDDDYPLPPPPSTHTRPRKPAMQEEEIMELLWQNGQVVMHSQRSQKKSSSPPSKLDDAVLPADQLPGTKEIRSSHDQQQEHHHLFMQEDEMASWLNHPLNDTNFDHDFCADLLYPSTASTASITREAAVTNAAASPVRGATQRTEARSYPGLYAAVSAPRPPIPPVRRAEVVQNFAYFSRHRARGVSESGPSNSKSVVRESTVVDSCETPTARISETAFARSVDNTCGTMNGAAVAGTVSSAPSSNREMMTNPCEMTSTSSPDCSSASAEPPALMSPVEDRKRKGREEEAECHSEDAEFESADANKQIRGSMSSKRSRAAEVHNLSERRRRDRINEKMRALQELIPRCNKSDKASMLDEAIEYLKSLQLQVQMMSMGCSMVPMMFPGFQQYMPPMGIGMGMGMEMGLSRPMMPFPNILAGAPSATPAAAAHLVPRFPVPPFHVPPIPAPDPSRVQPANQVDPMLGSPGHQNPSQPRVPNFVDPYQHYLGLYQMQLPGVPQNQAMVQPSTTKPSTSRGAENLGNHQSGCDGEKKRLMLFLQVSQAKKQEWKMGKGINGVMLRGCPSLSQ